In the genome of Ficedula albicollis isolate OC2 chromosome 4A, FicAlb1.5, whole genome shotgun sequence, the window ccggggcccGCGGGGCTGGACCCGCCCCTGGGGAGGCCGCACATTTCCCTCCGCGCAGCTCCGcggctccagagctgggaggttGTCACCGGCATCGCTCGCTTGCGGAGAGTGATTCCCGGGCgtctgtgtgtttgcagaaaataaacGGCTTCTGTTGAGAGCAGCACGATGAAATTCGGTTGCCTTTCCTTCCGACAGCCCTACGCAGGGTTGCTTCTAAACCAAGTCAAAACAGTAGAGACTCGCTGGCGTCCTTTGCTAGCAGGCTACAAGAACTGCACCATTGCTATTCATATAGCTGTTAAGGACTGGGAAGATGAaacatggaaagaaattcttcagaaTAGGTTGGGCATGGCACCGAAACAACTGCAAGATTTGTTGGATGACGGGGAAAAATTTGGCAGAGGAGTTATTGCAGGTAAGTGTCCTTGGGTTATATTTTCTAAGCAAACTTTCAGTTCCTTAACAGTCAACTCCAATATATGTTGCAGTGCTTTAAGAGTATACATAAAgaattacataaataaattctatttcAGTTTTACAGACCCCCCTCTGTCACTTTTGGTATTGTGGCAGTGAAGAAGTTTGTTCCTGTAACAGTGCAGAGGCAGTGATGTTTCACTGCATAAATTGTGCTGACATATAGCAGAGGTTGCTTACTGTACACTTAAAAAGTTTTTATCCAGTGCTCATTTGTACTAATTTGTTGTAGGGTATCCTTGTTACACCATCTTTCATTGTTATTTGAATACTTTTAGCTATTCCTGCACAACAGATTTATTCTGAACATTGTTGTGGTTCTACAGTGCTGAAAACTGTAGGTCCTACCTAATACGTAGATTTGCAGCCTTAACATAAACTGCATGCTTAATTGTGGAGTAGGTAGGCATTTCAAAATGgtttaatgattttaaaatgttaatagaATAGTGGCTtgagaggagcagagaaagTCTTAGCCTTTACAGAAGCTGGTCCAAGGCCAAATGTAGCTCAGGAGTTTTGATAGCAGCTGTGTCTTGTTAGATGCAGGCTGCTTTTCAAGTTCTGCATCATTGGTTTGTGATGATTTTCACGGtgccctctcccttttctccacCCGAGTTAAGTCATGTGGACTTTtgcagcaaacagcacaggtGGGAGGTATGCCTCCCTCTGACAGTGCTTTTCTAGTAACACACTGGCTATTCTGTGTCCTCAGGGAGGGCTACTTGTCTAAAACTTTTCTCTAGATCAAACTGGCaactaattttttattttaattgtaaaatacAGGATTAATTGACGTTGGAGAAACATCACTATATCCAGAAAACCTGCCTCCTGAAGAGATTCtagagctggaaaacaaagctgTCCTCAGTAATCTAGAACAGAAATACTTGACTGTTGTTTCAAATCCCAGGTGGCTCCTGGAACCAATTCCTGCCAGAGGGAGAAAAGGGGTGTGGCAGGTGGACATCCCTGAAGAACTGATCCCTTCAGAATTGTAGGTGTTGCCCCTTACTAATATTGTTCCTGCCTAAATGCAGACTTGTATTTAAGATGCTGACTTGTGAATTACATCAGCATCTTGTTAGGACTCTATTCCAAAACTATTTGAAATGGCAAATACATTTGAAGAACTGCTCGTTTGAGGCAAAACATACAAGACGTCTTTATGACTATTACAggaaattactgtttttctAGACTTTTCCAGTATAAACAACTAAgtaaaagccatttttaaaatgtatagtTATGGATTGTGTGtctatttaaatataaattaaaattatttttgatacCTGCATCTCTGGTTATAGGAAAATGGTACTTAAAAGCTAGCTGCCACAATGGGACATCGGTTCCAGACCACGCCTTGTCCTATCTTAAGGATAGATTCTTTTCATTCACACCTCAGGCACTGTCATGGGGTGACTTTGTCATGTTGAATTATATCCCCATTCGTTTGTTTAGTCCAGAAACAAGTTTTGTACCTTTAACACTGGATTTGAGAGTGAAGGGGGGAAGGAGAAATGATGGAATGTGAGGTGGttgttttcaaaacatacaGATAGGAGTGTCATCACTTTGTCTCTGGACTGTGTCCCTGTGGTGGACAGCgggagagagctctcctttgcttttaggTAGTTTTTGACTAACTGAAGCAGAGAAGTTCCCCagacagttttttttcctttttcctggaattatttgaacctgctctggactgggGACCTAgggggagcaccaggagcttACACCTGTGGTCCACTGGggcctggcctgggcagtgGCATTTTGCAGAGCCGGAGGGACAGACTGAGCCAAGCTACCACCAACAGGAGAGACGTTCTGAATTTGTCGTCTCTTCAGAACAGTGAGAGGTTGTGTTGTTCGGTattggggtgggtttttttgtgcttggCAGTGTTTCGCCTGTTGAATaaagtttttttccacttctgagaaaatttcttcccaaaccAGCTGGGGACGGGTCGCTTGGGTTTGCTTCTTGGGGGGGGTCCTTTGGAgattttctcccaaatttgccctaaaccaggacaggcACACAAGATGTGCATATGATGGATATAGCTCTGTGACCTGACAGACTTTGGAGAAAGGCCATTTTGAGAAGGTGCTGGTACAAAATGAAATTGAGCAAGTATCGAACCAGCTGGGGACGGGTCGCTTGGGTTTGCTTCTTGGGGGGGGTCCTTTGGAgattttctcccaaatttgccctaaaccaggacaggcACACAAGATGTGCATATGATGGATATAGCTCTGTGACCTGACAGACTTTGGAGAAAGGCCATTTTGAGAAGGTGCTGgtacaaaatacatttttttctcttatttaagatgaaaaatattagttatttttgaaaatctAATACTGAATTCAATACAAGTgtgaagaaatacaaa includes:
- the LOC101818302 gene encoding protein CXorf40A-like, translating into MKFGCLSFRQPYAGLLLNQVKTVETRWRPLLAGYKNCTIAIHIAVKDWEDETWKEILQNRLGMAPKQLQDLLDDGEKFGRGVIAGLIDVGETSLYPENLPPEEILELENKAVLSNLEQKYLTVVSNPRWLLEPIPARGRKGVWQVDIPEELIPSEL